The Pseudodesulfovibrio sediminis genome includes the window GAGTCTCCCTCGATGCCCGCGTAGGATTGCTCGAAGCAGAGCGAGCCGGTCAGCACAATGGGTTTGTCCTGGGCGAACAGGCGTACCAGATAGGACTTGATGATCATCATGCCCTTGGTGTGGATGGGGCCGCCGAGCTGGGCTTCGCGCTCCAGATCGAGGATGCCGCCGTGTCCCACACCCGCAGTGCAGGAAATCTGATGGGGCAGACCGAATTCGTAGTTGCCGAACAGGGTCACGGACAGACCGTTGGCGCGGCCCGTTGCCTGACCGGTCGTTTCGACCTTGATGACCTGCCGATCATAGTCGGTCATGAACTCCTCTTCATAGAGGTTGGCCCGGTAATCCTTGGCCGCCACGGCCTCGTTCAGGTCCGTGAGGTCCACCTGTTTTTTTCCGGCCATGCGGGCCAGGGCCGTTGCCTCGATCATGCGCTCGCGGATGAGCGGGATGTACAGGGAAAGGCGTTTCTGGTCTTCCACCAGCCGGGAAGAGAAATCCACCAGCCCGGCCATGGCCTCACGGGTGAGCGGGAGCACGTCCGTCTCCTGAGCGGTCTGGCCGATGATGGAGATGTAATTCTTGATGTTGGCGGCGTTGCGCGTGGCCGCGTGTTGCAGGTGCGCCTTGAGCTTGAAGAATTTGGCGAACCGGTCGTCATTGTAGAGCATGATCTCGTAGTGCTCGTCCGTGCCGATGAGCACCACTTTTATGTCGAGTTCAATGGGCGCGGGCTGGATGGTACGGGCGCGAACCTGTTCCGGGTCCACCGGGTCCTCGATGCGCGACTGGCCCGAGCGCAGGGCGCGGAGCAGGCCTTCCCAGGAGCTGGGGTTGGACAGCAGGTCTTCCATGTTCAGGATGAGGAAACCGCCGTTGGCCTTGTGGATGGCGCCCGCCTTGATCAGGGAAAAGTCCGTGTAGAGCGCCCCCATTTCGGCCTCGCGTTCGATGGAACCGAGCAGGTTGAAGGGCGTGGGGTGATCCTCCACCACGACCGGTGCGCCCTTGGTCTTGCCGTTATCCACGAAGAGATTGACCTCGAACCGGGCAAAGAAGTCTTCGCCGCCGGGCATGCCGTCGGGCAGGAGTCCGGCCAGGGAGGAATCCCGGGGCATGAACTGATCCACGTTCTCCACGACTTCCTTGATCAGGGCCTCGAAGTAGTCGGGCATGCCGTCGATGGAGGTGAATTTGTCCATGGCCTTGGTAAAGCAATCGTTCATGACGCCCTGGGCCATTTCCCG containing:
- a CDS encoding Lon protease family protein: MKKTTPALKGLPASRLRATLDPAKIPYATSSDIPAKNVYPKLQPRAIQALSLALEIKGNEHNIYVSGEPNMGRTYFVKAFLTPTAAKATPPGDVVYLYNFEDNDKPIAVHMAAGKGRKLKTAQHKAMTHIRQEIPARFEKDTFQKKHEAMVKKFNAKRETLFNQMDETAERENFSLSLDEEGVLTLSPIMDGEVVSDKDFDKLKPAMRKKLKAKGEELLAGVSSLLRQINQNEMDMRESETALQREMAQGVMNDCFTKAMDKFTSIDGMPDYFEALIKEVVENVDQFMPRDSSLAGLLPDGMPGGEDFFARFEVNLFVDNGKTKGAPVVVEDHPTPFNLLGSIEREAEMGALYTDFSLIKAGAIHKANGGFLILNMEDLLSNPSSWEGLLRALRSGQSRIEDPVDPEQVRARTIQPAPIELDIKVVLIGTDEHYEIMLYNDDRFAKFFKLKAHLQHAATRNAANIKNYISIIGQTAQETDVLPLTREAMAGLVDFSSRLVEDQKRLSLYIPLIRERMIEATALARMAGKKQVDLTDLNEAVAAKDYRANLYEEEFMTDYDRQVIKVETTGQATGRANGLSVTLFGNYEFGLPHQISCTAGVGHGGILDLEREAQLGGPIHTKGMMIIKSYLVRLFAQDKPIVLTGSLCFEQSYAGIEGDSASGAELASLLSALSDTPINLSYAFTGAVSQSGAVMAVGGVNRKIEGFFEVCRRRKLTGKQGVILPADNVVNLMLKDEVVQAVENGMFHIFPVKTIEEAMYILTGLRCGIRGKNGAYPAGTLYRKVDDRLAELTKLAMPANKQ